A DNA window from Oenanthe melanoleuca isolate GR-GAL-2019-014 chromosome 11, OMel1.0, whole genome shotgun sequence contains the following coding sequences:
- the LOC130257777 gene encoding adhesion G protein-coupled receptor G3-like isoform X1 has translation MARCSQETPQSGMNLFLGTVLLLLLLPDVAVGQNSCSGECSPPTPTLAPSAHPVLPSAHLLPLPALARGDEHPECCNMTVKQQSPGDSRHVLGLSQRCPELWRSASRACACLRERSFRLLQSGQHNWLDGLKTLLMFVTRAVPRDILIAFSPTEGPSRLNTTEEGNTGKIHLPKEIFQSLSNKAVPVVVTVLNIQQLGMFKENNQTAQVLDNTVVGITVGESSISGLQEPVQLTFTHRELPQGITPQCVFWDPSKGQAGGWCSRGCVTQPGDKGTVCSCDHLSFFTLLLLNPALDGSTAKALTAVATAGCGVAIAFSIFTMAFCIFIRCRFRFEETVRINLGLHTNLMGSLFLLNLAFLLNSGLAGRTQPSTCRVLGGFTHYCLLCCFTWTALEGCQLYLLFVKVLGIYIHRYLAKLCLVGWGFPVLVVGVAGAIGSYGEYCIQSMDHQDIAHLCWITSEHLLVHYITNCGYFGLIFLFNMAILGVVTQKSCSLQSTGAVQGYQKPWKVALVAAGLFCLLGATWATVFLTYGISSTAVLYLFTILNSSQGIFIFIWLVVLYYPKTRETTGSLSYIIRHDKTTTASQD, from the exons ATGGCCAGGTGCAGCCAGGAGACTCCACAAAGTGGCATGAACTTGTTCCTGGgcactgtcctgctgctcctgctgctgcctg ATGTTGCCGTAGGACAGAACAGCTGTTCTGGTGAGTGCTCCCCTCCCACTCCTACCCTcgctcccagtgcccacccggtgctgcccagtgctcacctgctgcccctcccagccctggctcggGGTGATGAGCACCCCGAGTGCTGCAACATGACGGTGAAGCAGCAGAGCCCCGGCGACAGCCGCCACGTCCTCGGCTTGTCGCAGCGCTGCCCGGAGCTGTGGCGCTCCGCCAGCCGCGCCTGTGCCTGCCTGCGGGAGCGCTCCTTCAG gctgctgcagtcGGGGCAGCACAACTGGCTGGATGGGCTCAAGACGCTGCTCATGTTTGTCACCAGGGCTGTCCCCCGTGACATCCTCATCGCCTTCTCCCCCACAGAG GGCCCCAGCAGGCTGAACACCACAGAGGAAGGGAATACAGGTAAAATCCACCTCCCCAAGGAGATATTCCAGTCCCTGAGTAACAAAGCGGTGCCTGTGGTGGTGACAGTCCTCAATATCCAGCAGCTTGGCATGTTCAAG GAAAACAACCAGACAGCTCAAGTGCTGGACAACACCGTGGTGGGCATCACAGTGGGAGAGAGCAGCATCTcggggctgcaggagcctgtgCAGCTCACCTTCAcccacagggagctgccccAA GGCATCACCCCCCAATGTGTCTTCTGGGATCCCAGCAAAG ggcaggctggaggcTGGTGCAGCAGGGGATGTGTCACACAGCCCGGGGACAAGGGGACAGTCTGCTCCTGTGACCATCTCAGCTTcttcaccctcctcctcctg AACCCAGCTCTGGATGGCTCCACAGCAAAAGCTTTGACAGCTGTTGCCACCGCTGGTTGTGGAGTAGCCATAGCTTTCTCCATCTTCACCATGGCCTTCTGCATCTTCATAAG GTGCAGGTTCAGGTTTGAGGAGACCGTCCGCATCAACCTGGGGCTGCACACGAACCTcatgggcagcctgttcctccTCAACCTGGCCTTCCTGCTCAACAGTGGGCTCGCTGGCAGGACCCAGCCAAGCACCTGCAGGGTCCTGGGGGGGTTCACCCACtactgcctgctctgctgcttcacCTGGACGGCGCTGGAGGGCTGCCAGCTCTACCTGCTCTTCGTCAAGGTCCTCGGCATCTACATCCACCGCTACCTGGCCAAGCTGTGCCTGGTGGGCTGGG GCTTCCCTGTTCTTGTGGTGGGAGTAGCAGGAGCTATTGGCAGCTATGGAGAATACTGCATCCAGAGCATGGACCACCAGGACATAGCCCACCT GTGCTGGATCACTTCTGAACATCTTCTGGTCCACTACATCACCAACTGTGGCTACTTTGGCCTCATCTTCCTCTTCAACATGGCTATACTTGGGGTGGTGACccagaagagctgcagcttgcagagcactggggcagtgcagggataTCAAAAACCCTGGAAGGTTgctctggtggcagcagggctttTCTGCCTGCTGGGAGCCACTTGGGCCACGGTATTCCTCACCTATGGCATCTCCTCCACAGCCGTGCTCTACCTCTTCACCATCCTCAACTCTTCCCAAG GAATCTTCATATTCATCTGGTTGGTCGTCCTCTACTACCCAAAGACCAGGGAGACCACTGGTTCCCTCTCCTACATCATCAGACATGACAAAACTACCACAGCTTCCCAGGACTAG
- the LOC130257777 gene encoding adhesion G protein-coupled receptor G3-like isoform X2 has protein sequence MARCSQETPQSGMNLFLGTVLLLLLLPDVAVGQNSCSALARGDEHPECCNMTVKQQSPGDSRHVLGLSQRCPELWRSASRACACLRERSFRLLQSGQHNWLDGLKTLLMFVTRAVPRDILIAFSPTEGPSRLNTTEEGNTGKIHLPKEIFQSLSNKAVPVVVTVLNIQQLGMFKENNQTAQVLDNTVVGITVGESSISGLQEPVQLTFTHRELPQGITPQCVFWDPSKGQAGGWCSRGCVTQPGDKGTVCSCDHLSFFTLLLLNPALDGSTAKALTAVATAGCGVAIAFSIFTMAFCIFIRCRFRFEETVRINLGLHTNLMGSLFLLNLAFLLNSGLAGRTQPSTCRVLGGFTHYCLLCCFTWTALEGCQLYLLFVKVLGIYIHRYLAKLCLVGWGFPVLVVGVAGAIGSYGEYCIQSMDHQDIAHLCWITSEHLLVHYITNCGYFGLIFLFNMAILGVVTQKSCSLQSTGAVQGYQKPWKVALVAAGLFCLLGATWATVFLTYGISSTAVLYLFTILNSSQGIFIFIWLVVLYYPKTRETTGSLSYIIRHDKTTTASQD, from the exons ATGGCCAGGTGCAGCCAGGAGACTCCACAAAGTGGCATGAACTTGTTCCTGGgcactgtcctgctgctcctgctgctgcctg ATGTTGCCGTAGGACAGAACAGCTGTTCTG ccctggctcggGGTGATGAGCACCCCGAGTGCTGCAACATGACGGTGAAGCAGCAGAGCCCCGGCGACAGCCGCCACGTCCTCGGCTTGTCGCAGCGCTGCCCGGAGCTGTGGCGCTCCGCCAGCCGCGCCTGTGCCTGCCTGCGGGAGCGCTCCTTCAG gctgctgcagtcGGGGCAGCACAACTGGCTGGATGGGCTCAAGACGCTGCTCATGTTTGTCACCAGGGCTGTCCCCCGTGACATCCTCATCGCCTTCTCCCCCACAGAG GGCCCCAGCAGGCTGAACACCACAGAGGAAGGGAATACAGGTAAAATCCACCTCCCCAAGGAGATATTCCAGTCCCTGAGTAACAAAGCGGTGCCTGTGGTGGTGACAGTCCTCAATATCCAGCAGCTTGGCATGTTCAAG GAAAACAACCAGACAGCTCAAGTGCTGGACAACACCGTGGTGGGCATCACAGTGGGAGAGAGCAGCATCTcggggctgcaggagcctgtgCAGCTCACCTTCAcccacagggagctgccccAA GGCATCACCCCCCAATGTGTCTTCTGGGATCCCAGCAAAG ggcaggctggaggcTGGTGCAGCAGGGGATGTGTCACACAGCCCGGGGACAAGGGGACAGTCTGCTCCTGTGACCATCTCAGCTTcttcaccctcctcctcctg AACCCAGCTCTGGATGGCTCCACAGCAAAAGCTTTGACAGCTGTTGCCACCGCTGGTTGTGGAGTAGCCATAGCTTTCTCCATCTTCACCATGGCCTTCTGCATCTTCATAAG GTGCAGGTTCAGGTTTGAGGAGACCGTCCGCATCAACCTGGGGCTGCACACGAACCTcatgggcagcctgttcctccTCAACCTGGCCTTCCTGCTCAACAGTGGGCTCGCTGGCAGGACCCAGCCAAGCACCTGCAGGGTCCTGGGGGGGTTCACCCACtactgcctgctctgctgcttcacCTGGACGGCGCTGGAGGGCTGCCAGCTCTACCTGCTCTTCGTCAAGGTCCTCGGCATCTACATCCACCGCTACCTGGCCAAGCTGTGCCTGGTGGGCTGGG GCTTCCCTGTTCTTGTGGTGGGAGTAGCAGGAGCTATTGGCAGCTATGGAGAATACTGCATCCAGAGCATGGACCACCAGGACATAGCCCACCT GTGCTGGATCACTTCTGAACATCTTCTGGTCCACTACATCACCAACTGTGGCTACTTTGGCCTCATCTTCCTCTTCAACATGGCTATACTTGGGGTGGTGACccagaagagctgcagcttgcagagcactggggcagtgcagggataTCAAAAACCCTGGAAGGTTgctctggtggcagcagggctttTCTGCCTGCTGGGAGCCACTTGGGCCACGGTATTCCTCACCTATGGCATCTCCTCCACAGCCGTGCTCTACCTCTTCACCATCCTCAACTCTTCCCAAG GAATCTTCATATTCATCTGGTTGGTCGTCCTCTACTACCCAAAGACCAGGGAGACCACTGGTTCCCTCTCCTACATCATCAGACATGACAAAACTACCACAGCTTCCCAGGACTAG
- the LOC130257776 gene encoding adhesion G-protein coupled receptor G1-like, with translation MKVLFLLLLSPLQGLGAGHRQEDFRFCGDRNQTQESSVIYQDGPATISIENTAQALFIKRPFLPNRRNSYYKYSLPPTLGRYRFCIYWFESNRTLRLVYGKQSIPLGGDPSSSIPWGQESQETERTTAYIFNVSYVIKGGKNTSLDAKAEYFFPASPESMPVWEQDVEQQLSSLEQLIAQPLAAAPGATEQQRLRRKLGELQRMLAKVELEGQNQTFGEATVHATVLRVQPSRAPQHLTFASQTEESGEVQGFTVDLPSSLFMMGKEREEVVEHRVLLMDISRQTMFQDENSSHVLGDKVVSISLVDTVVANLSDPVVLTFFHQQLPRNVTPLCVFWQEDSSASSGSWDSYGCTTVTGSSQTECRCNHLTYFAVLMVSSPEITTVHRNYLSIITYVGCLISALASICTIFFLYFRSKQRDQITSMHIHMNLLVAIFLLDITFLISEHLAASSEAICRAGGLFLHFSLLSCLTWMGIEGYNLYRLVIEVFNAYHDHLLLKLCLVGWGFPFLCVMLIFLASWTNYGPFSVPIYESIDGRSTNATICWITSPLIHNIVNLGFFSLVFLFNSVMLGAMVREILRQNKKGHKLKHVLALLGLSILLGIPWALIFFSFTSGVFCLVSLYIFTIINSLQGFLIFLWYWTMVLQARKSPDSQSSSDSAKLQPSSS, from the exons ATGAAGGtcctcttcctgctccttctctcccCCCTCCAAG ggctgggagctggccaCAGGCAGGAGGATTTCCGCTTCTGCGGGGACCGGAACCAGACCCAGGAGAGCTCTGTCATCTACCAGGACGGCCCTGCCACCATCTCCATCGAGAACACGGCCCAGGCACTCTTCATAAAGAGGCCCTTCTTGCCAAACAGGAGAAACTCTTACTACAAGTACAGCCTGCCCCCCACCTTGGGCAGGTACCGCTTCTGCATCTACTGGTTTGAGTCCAACAGGACCCTGAGGCTGGTGTATGGGAAGCAGAGCATCCCCCTGGGTGGGGACCcatccagcagcatcccctggggacaggagagccAGGAGACTGAGAGAACCACAGCCTACATCTTCAATGTGTCCTATGTCATAAAGGGCGGGAAGAACACCTCCCTGGATGCTAAAGCAGAATACTTCTTCCCTG CCTCTCCAGAGAGCATGCCTGTCTGGGAGCAGgatgtggagcagcagctcagctccttggagcagctcattgcccagcccctggcagcagccccgggagcCACGGAGCAGCAGAGGCTCCGGCG CAaactgggggagctgcagaggaTGCTGGCCAaggtggagctggaggggcAGAACCAGACCTTTGGGGAGGCCACGGTGCACGCCACTGTCCTGAGGGTGCAGCCCAGCCGGGCTCCTCAGCACCTGACCTTTGCTTCCCAGACAGAG GAGAGTGGAGAGGTCCAGGGATTCACGGTGGACCTGCCAAGCAGCCTGTTCAtgatggggaaggagagggaggaggtggtggagcACAGGGTGCTCCTCATGGACATCAGCAGGCAGACCATGTTCCAG GATGAAAACAGCAGCCACGTCCTGGGGGACAAGGTGGTCAGCATCTCGCTGGTGGACACGGTGGTGGCCAACCTCTCCGACCCAGTGGTCCTCACCTTcttccaccagcagctgccG AGGAACGTGACCCCACTGTGTGTCTTCTGGCAGGAGGACAGCTCTG CCAgttctgggagctgggacagctaTGGGTGTACAACAGTGACAGGGAGCAGCCAGACAGAGTGCAGGTGCAACCACCTCACCTACTTTGCTGTGCTCATG gtATCCTCTCCAGAGATCACCACTGTGCACAGGAATTACCTGAGTATCATAACCTATGTTGGCTGCCTGATCTCAGCTTTGGCATCCATTTGcaccattttcttcctctacTTCAG GAGCAAACAGCGAGACCAGATCACGAGCATGCACATCCACATGAACCTGCTGGTCGCCATCTTCCTCCTGGACATCACCTTCCTCATCTCTGAGcacctggctgccagcagcgaggccatctgcagagctggggggttGTTTCTGCACTTctccctcctgagctgcctcACCTGGATGGGCATTGAGGGCTACAACCTCTACCGGCTGGTGATCGAAGTCTTCAACGCCTACCATGACCACCTCCTCCTCAAGCTGTGCCTGGTGGGCTGGG GATTCCCCTTCTTGTGCGTGATGCTGATCTTCCTGGCCAGCTGGACCAACTACGGCCCCTTCTCCGTTCCCATCTATGAATCCATTGATGGCAGGTCCACCAACGCCACCAT ATGCTGGATCACCAGCCCCCTGATCCATAACATCGTGAACCTGGGTTTCTTCAGCCTGGTGTTCCTGTTCAACTCAGTCATGCTGGGGGCCATGGTACGGGAGATCCTCCGGCAGAACAAGAAAGGTCACAAGCTCAAGCACGTCCTGGCCCTCCTGGGGCTGAGCATCCTGCTGGGCATCCCCTGGGCACTCATCTTCTTCTCCTTCACCTCTGGGGTGTTCTGCCTTGTCTCCCTCTACATCTTCACCATCATCAACTCCCTCCAAG gtttcctcatcttcctctgGTACTGGACCATGGTGCTGCAGGCGAGGAAGTCCCCTGactctcagagcagctctgacagtgccaagctgcagcccagcagcagctga